In a genomic window of Suricata suricatta isolate VVHF042 chromosome 12, meerkat_22Aug2017_6uvM2_HiC, whole genome shotgun sequence:
- the FEZF2 gene encoding fez family zinc finger protein 2 has product MASSASLETMVPPACPRAGASPATSKTLAFSIERIMAKTSEPRAPFEPRPGTLEADGGQGKKLLNLCSPLPCMIPLQPLGYEVPSKTLLSYSELWKSSLRAGGGGGGGGGGGGGGGGGAPVCGASGLCKTNCGVCCKADLGLAPSALPAGRVIKPQVINQAVGLPASGSLYYFNYLDSAAYPPSELLGGHLFPSGLLNAQAPAALAAHPKLFLLENAKLAGLAADKFPHPAPYAHKERLPAPLEQVLKENSALTAERGGVKGHGKLPGGSADGKPKNFTCEVCGKVFNAHYNLTRHMPVHTGARPFVCKVCGKGFRQASTLCRHKIIHTQEKPHKCNQCGKAFNRSSTLNTHIRIHAGYKPFVCEFCGKGFHQKGNYKNHKLTHSGEKQYKCTICNKAFHQVYNLTFHMHTHNDKKPFTCATCGKGFCRNFDLKKHVRKLHDSVGPAAPSTKDLTRTVQS; this is encoded by the exons ATGGCCAGCTCGGCTTCCCTGGAGACCATGGTGCCCCCGGCCTGCCCGCGCGCTGGAGCGTCGCCGGCCACTTCCAAGACGCTGGCCTTCTCCATCGAGCGCATCATGGCTAAGACGTCGGAGCCCCGTGCGCCCTTTGAGCCCCGGCCGGGGACGCTGGAGGCAGACGGCGGCCAGGGCAAGAAATTGCTCAACCTTTGCTCGCCGCTGCCCTGTATGATCCCCCTCCAGCCCCTAGGCTACGAGGTGCCGTCCAAGACGCTGCTCAGTTACTCCGAGCTCTGGAAAAGCAGCCTCCGGGCGGGCggcggtggaggaggaggaggaggaggcggcggcggcggtggcggggGGGCCCCGGTGTGCGGCGCCAGCGGCTTGTGCAAAACCAACTGTGGCGTGTGCTGCAAGGCCGATCTGGGCCTGGCGCCGTCTGCGCTGCCGGCGGGCAGGGTCATCAAGCCGCAGGTCATCAACCAGGCGGTGGGGCTGCCGGCCAGCGGCTCGCTCTACTACTTCAACTACCTGGACTCTGCCGCGTACCCGCCGTCTGAGCTCCTCGGAGGCCACCTCTTCCCGTCCGGCCTCCTCAACGCACAGGCCCCCGCCGCCCTGGCTGCGCACCCCAAACTCTTTTTGCTGGAGAACGCCAAGTTGGCCGGCCTGGCCGCGGACAAGTTCCCCCACCCGGCCCCATATGCCCATAAGGAGCGCTTGCCCGCGCCGCTGGAGCAAGTGCTGAAGGAGAACTCGGCCCTGACCGCCGAGCGCGGCGGCGTCAAGGGCCACGGCAAGCTGCCCGGGGGCTCTGCGGACGGCAAGCCCAAAAACTTCACCTGCGAGGTGTGCGGCAAG GTGTTTAATGCTCACTATAACCTCACCCGCCACATGCCGGTCCACACCGGAGCCAGACCGTTCGTGTGCAAAGTCTGCGGCAAAGGCTTCCGCCAGGCCAGCACGCTCTGCAGACACAAAATTATCCATACCCAG GAAAAGCCGCATAAATGCAACCAGTGCGGCAAAGCCTTCAACCGCAGTTCCACGCTCAACACGCACATCCGCATCCACGCGGGCTACAAGCCCTTCGTCTGCGAGTTTTGCGGCAAAGGCTTTCACCAAAAAG GGAACTACAAGAATCACAAGCTGACCCACAGCGGCGAGAAGCAGTACAAGTGCACCATCTGCAACAAGGCCTTCCACCAGGTCTACAACCTGACCTTCCACATGCACACCCACAACGACAAGAAGCCTTTCACATGCGCCACTTGCGGCAAAGGGTTTTGCAGAAACTTTGACTTAAAGAAACATGTGCGCAAACTCCACGATAGCGTGGGGCCTGCCGCCCCCTCCACAAAGGACCTGACTCGGACAGTGCAGAGCTGA